The following proteins are encoded in a genomic region of Bosea beijingensis:
- a CDS encoding transporter substrate-binding domain-containing protein, with the protein MTQSKTTRRSVLITGAAALAMPAVLGTPALAVTPAEIKAKGKIVVGIQGDNPPWGFVTSAGKQDGLDADIATLFAKELGVQVEFVPLEVNNRIPALTTGRVDVLFATMAMLPERAKAVQFSKPYVANTIVFIGPKKDKITTNEDMGRYTIGVAKGAAQDTQVTKNAPASTTIRRYDGDAPSIQALVSGQVQAIGGNIFYMQRIEQARPGEFENKLEFQNLYNGACTRLGEKEINAAINTFIDKIKANGELQKVYDKWMKVPVHKFPDSLEGITFTAS; encoded by the coding sequence ATGACGCAGTCCAAGACCACCCGCCGCAGCGTTCTCATCACCGGAGCCGCCGCCTTGGCGATGCCGGCCGTGCTCGGCACCCCTGCCCTCGCGGTCACTCCGGCCGAGATCAAGGCCAAGGGCAAGATCGTCGTCGGCATCCAGGGCGACAACCCGCCGTGGGGCTTCGTCACCAGCGCGGGCAAGCAGGACGGCCTCGACGCCGATATCGCGACGCTGTTCGCCAAGGAGCTCGGCGTGCAGGTCGAGTTCGTGCCGCTCGAGGTCAATAACCGCATCCCGGCTCTGACCACAGGCCGCGTCGACGTGCTGTTCGCGACCATGGCGATGCTGCCGGAGCGCGCCAAGGCCGTGCAGTTCTCCAAGCCCTATGTCGCCAACACCATCGTGTTCATCGGCCCGAAGAAGGACAAGATCACCACCAACGAGGACATGGGCCGCTACACGATCGGCGTCGCCAAGGGCGCGGCGCAGGACACGCAGGTGACCAAGAACGCGCCGGCCAGCACCACGATCCGCCGCTATGACGGCGATGCGCCCTCGATCCAGGCGCTGGTCTCCGGCCAGGTCCAGGCGATCGGCGGCAACATCTTCTACATGCAGCGCATCGAGCAGGCCCGCCCCGGCGAGTTCGAGAACAAGCTCGAATTCCAGAACCTCTACAATGGCGCCTGCACCCGTCTCGGTGAGAAGGAGATCAACGCCGCGATCAACACCTTCATCGACAAGATCAAGGCCAATGGCGAGCTGCAGAAGGTCTACGACAAGTGGATGAAGGTGCCGGTACACAAGTTCCCGGACAGC
- a CDS encoding amino acid ABC transporter permease, whose translation MGSNEFLFLLTGLKWTVLLSLVGFIGGGVFGLAIALMRVSGRPLMERITSGYIAVFQGTPLLMQLFVVYYGLALVGLKLDAWVAVAIGFTLHASAYLGEIWRGSIEAVPKGQTEAAKALSLSYASRMRDVILPQAIRISLPATIGFLVQLIKGTSLAAIVGFTELTRAGNIVSNQIFQPLLVFGIVGILYFLLCWPLSLYGSHLERRMAIAAR comes from the coding sequence ATGGGATCGAACGAATTCCTCTTCCTGCTCACCGGTCTGAAATGGACCGTGCTGCTCTCGCTGGTCGGCTTCATCGGCGGCGGCGTGTTCGGGCTCGCGATCGCGCTGATGCGCGTCTCCGGCCGGCCACTGATGGAGCGGATCACCTCCGGCTATATCGCCGTCTTCCAGGGCACGCCGCTGCTGATGCAGCTCTTCGTGGTCTATTACGGTCTGGCGCTGGTCGGGCTGAAGCTCGATGCCTGGGTCGCGGTCGCGATCGGCTTCACGCTGCATGCTAGCGCCTATCTCGGCGAGATCTGGCGCGGCTCGATCGAGGCCGTGCCGAAGGGCCAGACCGAGGCCGCCAAGGCGCTGAGCCTGTCCTATGCCTCGCGGATGCGCGACGTCATCCTGCCGCAGGCGATCCGCATCTCGCTGCCGGCGACGATCGGGTTCCTCGTCCAGCTCATCAAGGGCACCTCGCTGGCTGCCATCGTCGGCTTCACCGAGCTGACGCGGGCGGGGAACATCGTCTCGAACCAGATCTTCCAGCCGCTCCTCGTCTTCGGAATCGTCGGGATCCTCTACTTCCTGCTGTGCTGGCCGCTCTCGCTTTACGGCTCGCATCTGGAGCGCCGCATGGCCATCGCCGCGCGCTGA
- a CDS encoding amino acid ABC transporter permease — translation MNYKLDFTPVIDGLPALLMGCLGTFLLALCGMALAIVIGIGGVILRDSRIAPLRWLVKAFVELIRNTPFLVQIFFIYFALPLIGVKLDPTPTAIIALGINGGAYAIEIIRGGVQSIGKGQIEAGLALGLHKAQVFRLIVLKPALRAIFPSLTSQFVLLTLTTSIASAISAYELTSVAQRIESDSFRSFEVYGTITLFYLVISWVMMRFFDAISTRYFSYPVK, via the coding sequence ATGAACTACAAGCTCGATTTCACGCCAGTGATCGATGGGCTGCCCGCCCTGCTGATGGGCTGCCTCGGCACCTTCCTGCTCGCCTTGTGCGGTATGGCGCTGGCCATCGTCATCGGCATCGGCGGCGTGATCCTGCGCGACTCGAGGATCGCGCCGTTGCGCTGGCTGGTGAAGGCCTTCGTCGAGCTGATCCGCAACACGCCCTTCCTGGTCCAGATCTTCTTCATTTATTTCGCTCTGCCGCTGATCGGCGTGAAGCTCGACCCGACGCCGACCGCGATCATCGCGCTGGGCATCAATGGCGGCGCCTATGCGATCGAGATCATCCGCGGCGGCGTGCAATCGATCGGCAAGGGCCAGATCGAGGCGGGCCTCGCGCTCGGATTGCACAAGGCTCAGGTCTTCCGGCTGATCGTGCTGAAGCCGGCGCTCCGGGCGATCTTCCCCTCGCTGACCAGCCAGTTCGTGCTGCTGACGCTGACGACCTCCATCGCCTCGGCGATCTCGGCCTATGAGCTGACCTCGGTGGCGCAGCGGATCGAGTCCGACAGTTTCCGCTCCTTCGAGGTCTACGGCACGATCACGCTGTTCTACCTTGTGATCTCCTGGGTGATGATGCGCTTCTTCGACGCGATCTCGACCCGCTACTTCAGCTATCCGGTGAAGTGA
- a CDS encoding TetR/AcrR family transcriptional regulator — MNKAASVPKATGRKPASWTQDPEGVRRNILAVAKEEFVENGLSGARVDEIAARTATSKRMIYYYYGDKEGLYRAVLEEMYERIRSFERSLDLASLPPVEAMTLLAGFTFDYHAENPDFVRLVMVENIHHARHLATSDRIATLNLSAIDMIREAYERGVAAGLFRPGIEALDIHLTISALAFYNVSNRASIRQVFGHDMGAPQALVRRRAAAIDTVLRMLRP; from the coding sequence ATGAACAAGGCAGCGTCGGTGCCGAAGGCAACGGGCCGAAAGCCGGCGTCCTGGACGCAGGACCCGGAGGGCGTGCGTCGCAACATCCTGGCTGTGGCAAAGGAGGAATTCGTCGAGAACGGCCTGAGCGGCGCGCGCGTCGACGAGATCGCGGCACGGACCGCGACCAGCAAGCGGATGATTTATTATTATTACGGGGACAAGGAGGGGCTTTACCGCGCCGTCCTCGAGGAGATGTACGAGCGGATCCGCAGCTTCGAGCGCAGCCTCGACCTCGCCAGCCTGCCGCCAGTGGAGGCGATGACGCTGCTGGCCGGCTTCACCTTCGACTATCATGCCGAGAACCCGGATTTCGTGCGGCTCGTCATGGTCGAGAACATCCACCATGCCCGCCATCTCGCGACCTCGGACCGGATCGCGACGCTCAATCTCTCGGCCATCGACATGATCCGCGAGGCCTATGAGCGCGGCGTCGCGGCAGGGCTGTTCCGGCCGGGCATCGAGGCGCTCGACATCCACCTGACGATCAGCGCGCTCGCCTTCTACAACGTCTCCAACCGCGCCAGCATCCGCCAGGTCTTCGGCCACGACATGGGCGCGCCCCAAGCGCTGGTCCGTCGCCGGGCAGCCGCGATCGATACCGTGCTGCGCATGCTGCGCCCCTGA
- a CDS encoding type II 3-dehydroquinate dehydratase, with product MSDKEGPARAPAGGAAASRRLYILNGPNLNLLGQREPHIYGSTTLAEIKERCGAKADLLGFSVDFRQTNFEGELVESVHQARLEACGIIINPAGYTFTSIALLDALKMFDGPKIELHISNVHARESIYHNSLVSRTATGIIIGMGAAGYELAIQAMTGLVAARG from the coding sequence ATGTCGGACAAGGAAGGGCCTGCCCGCGCGCCAGCGGGAGGCGCGGCCGCATCGCGCCGCCTCTACATCCTGAACGGCCCGAACCTGAACCTGCTCGGACAGCGCGAGCCGCATATCTACGGCTCGACCACGCTGGCCGAGATCAAGGAACGCTGCGGGGCGAAGGCGGATTTGCTCGGGTTTTCGGTCGATTTCCGCCAGACCAATTTCGAGGGCGAGCTGGTCGAGAGCGTGCATCAGGCGCGGCTTGAGGCCTGCGGGATCATCATCAACCCGGCCGGCTACACCTTCACCTCGATCGCGCTGCTCGATGCGCTCAAGATGTTCGACGGGCCGAAGATCGAGTTGCACATCTCGAATGTGCATGCGCGCGAGAGCATCTATCACAACTCGCTGGTCTCGCGGACCGCGACCGGCATCATCATCGGTATGGGTGCCGCCGGCTACGAACTCGCCATCCAGGCGATGACCGGCCTCGTCGCGGCGCGGGGCTGA
- a CDS encoding GntR family transcriptional regulator codes for MTDAAFEIGGEDIPALSTGEQAYERIRHDIVFGVLQPGQRLPLDRLKSVYGVGISTLREILNRLAPQGLVVAEGQRGFQVAPCSATDLKELADLRLLIESNALAQSFEAGDVEWEGRVVAAHHKLARMEQRLLAGDESGTPAWKRYDFEFHQALVSACGSKALLDLHAGIYDRYLRYQMVFFIFWGPTSTEDHKALLDCALNRDAAEAQRLLHGHIHGCIDMALERGLVD; via the coding sequence ATGACGGACGCGGCATTCGAGATCGGCGGCGAAGACATCCCGGCGCTCTCCACCGGCGAGCAGGCCTATGAGCGCATCCGGCACGATATCGTGTTCGGCGTGCTTCAGCCGGGCCAGCGCCTGCCGCTCGATCGCTTGAAGTCGGTCTATGGCGTCGGCATCAGCACCTTGCGCGAGATCCTGAACCGGTTGGCGCCGCAAGGCCTCGTGGTCGCGGAAGGGCAGCGCGGCTTCCAGGTCGCGCCCTGTTCGGCAACGGATCTGAAGGAACTCGCGGATCTGCGCCTGCTGATCGAGAGCAACGCGCTGGCGCAATCCTTCGAGGCCGGCGATGTCGAATGGGAAGGGCGCGTCGTCGCCGCCCATCACAAGCTCGCCCGGATGGAGCAGCGCCTGCTCGCCGGCGACGAGTCCGGCACGCCGGCCTGGAAGCGCTACGATTTCGAGTTCCATCAGGCGCTGGTCTCGGCCTGCGGCTCGAAGGCGCTGCTCGACCTCCATGCCGGCATCTATGACCGCTATCTGCGCTACCAGATGGTGTTCTTCATCTTCTGGGGACCGACCTCGACCGAGGACCACAAGGCGCTGCTCGACTGCGCGCTCAATCGCGACGCCGCAGAGGCGCAACGCCTGCTGCACGGCCATATCCATGGCTGCATCGACATGGCGCTGGAGCGTGGCCTCGTCGACTGA
- a CDS encoding helix-turn-helix transcriptional regulator, which produces MQLVAIQQALAARSILATMPRVIESVGRSDFSSGLFDIARRFTGTEIVTAFVAAPDGEVHTLLAENHYNSGQPALDIARRYVSRHWRADPANAIALDDGDEADCWGLRMKAGDIESSAYRSECYLSVGLSERFSLLQRREAGTMRLSIYRRRKESFSEAEIDNLVESAPLLMAALWRHYEVTKPAGGRGVAKDFHTRLETTAPGLSKRERDVCALVAAGLTSEGIALELGVGINTVLTYRKRAYARLGISSQNELMRILM; this is translated from the coding sequence ATGCAGCTTGTGGCCATCCAGCAGGCCTTGGCGGCGCGCAGTATCCTGGCGACCATGCCGCGCGTGATCGAAAGCGTCGGCCGCTCCGATTTTTCCAGCGGCCTGTTCGATATCGCCCGTCGTTTCACCGGCACCGAGATCGTCACCGCCTTCGTCGCGGCCCCCGATGGCGAGGTCCACACGCTACTGGCCGAGAACCATTACAATTCCGGGCAGCCCGCGCTCGACATCGCCCGCCGCTACGTCTCCCGGCACTGGCGCGCCGATCCGGCCAATGCGATCGCGCTCGACGACGGCGACGAGGCCGATTGCTGGGGCCTGCGGATGAAGGCCGGCGACATCGAGAGCTCGGCCTATCGCAGTGAATGCTATCTCTCGGTCGGGCTGTCGGAGCGCTTCTCGCTGCTGCAGCGCCGCGAGGCCGGCACGATGCGGCTCAGCATCTATCGCCGCCGCAAGGAGAGCTTCAGCGAGGCGGAGATCGACAATCTGGTCGAGAGCGCGCCGCTATTGATGGCGGCGCTCTGGCGGCATTACGAGGTGACGAAACCGGCGGGCGGCCGTGGCGTCGCGAAGGATTTCCACACTCGGTTGGAGACGACCGCGCCCGGCCTGTCGAAGCGCGAACGCGATGTCTGCGCTCTCGTTGCCGCCGGCCTGACCTCCGAGGGCATCGCGCTGGAACTCGGCGTCGGCATCAACACCGTGCTGACCTATCGCAAGCGCGCCTATGCAAGGCTCGGCATCTCCTCGCAGAACGAGTTGATGCGCATCCTGATGTGA
- the maiA gene encoding maleylacetoacetate isomerase: protein MILHGYFRSSAAWRTRIAFNLKGVAPQSVIHNLRDGAQNEPAYAAINPQKLIPALELDDGTVLTQSLAIIGWLDREVPQPPLFPVDNALRARVEAFALVIACETHPFQNPKIQKRLRGKGFSEADVQDWLAAAMSEGLGACEKLIRDQPGPFCFGDAPTLADICLVPQIGSARRYGIDLAPYPKLVAIDAHCATLTAFIAAMPDQQPDAV from the coding sequence ATGATCCTGCACGGCTATTTCCGCTCCTCGGCCGCCTGGCGGACGCGGATTGCCTTCAACCTCAAGGGCGTGGCACCACAGAGCGTGATCCACAACCTGCGCGACGGTGCCCAGAACGAGCCGGCCTATGCCGCGATCAATCCGCAGAAACTGATCCCGGCGCTTGAACTCGACGACGGCACGGTGCTGACGCAATCGCTGGCGATCATCGGTTGGCTCGACCGCGAGGTGCCGCAGCCGCCGCTCTTCCCCGTGGATAACGCGTTGCGCGCCCGCGTCGAGGCTTTTGCGCTGGTCATCGCCTGCGAGACCCACCCCTTCCAGAACCCGAAGATCCAGAAGCGCTTGCGCGGCAAGGGCTTTTCGGAGGCGGACGTGCAGGATTGGCTCGCGGCTGCGATGAGCGAGGGGCTTGGCGCCTGCGAAAAGCTGATCCGGGACCAGCCCGGCCCGTTCTGTTTCGGGGATGCGCCGACCTTGGCGGATATCTGCCTTGTGCCGCAGATCGGCAGCGCCCGACGCTACGGGATCGACCTTGCGCCTTATCCGAAGCTCGTCGCGATCGACGCGCATTGCGCCACCCTGACCGCCTTCATCGCGGCAATGCCCGACCAGCAGCCGGACGCCGTCTGA
- a CDS encoding SDR family NAD(P)-dependent oxidoreductase, translating into MSKLALVTGAGRGIGAAIAHKLAADGWRVAVCDLTQEPAAVVAGALPGSGHSGWAVDVSNEASVEALFDAVEAAHGPVTGLVCNAGVLLMAADGERPTIFDMTLDDWEKTHAVNTRGVFLSIRAYARRRRALPVEGGRVTTTSSVAAELGGYRGSASYISSKSAILGFTKAMARELSSLGITVNCVAPGVIDAPMLTAATPRSAAPGSMDALAQAVPLGRLGTPEDIAGAVSFLLSEQASYVTGATIDVNGGYRMA; encoded by the coding sequence ATGAGCAAGCTCGCCCTCGTCACCGGTGCCGGCCGCGGCATCGGCGCGGCCATCGCCCATAAGCTCGCGGCCGATGGCTGGCGCGTCGCCGTCTGCGACCTGACGCAAGAGCCGGCGGCGGTGGTCGCGGGCGCCCTGCCCGGCTCCGGCCATAGCGGCTGGGCGGTCGATGTCTCTAACGAGGCTTCCGTCGAGGCGCTGTTCGATGCGGTCGAGGCGGCGCATGGGCCGGTGACCGGGCTGGTCTGCAATGCCGGCGTGCTGCTGATGGCGGCCGATGGCGAGCGGCCGACCATCTTCGACATGACGCTCGACGACTGGGAGAAGACCCATGCCGTCAACACGCGCGGCGTCTTCCTGAGCATCCGCGCCTATGCGCGCCGGCGCCGCGCGCTGCCGGTCGAAGGCGGGCGCGTCACCACCACGAGCTCGGTCGCGGCGGAGCTCGGCGGCTATCGTGGCTCGGCCAGCTATATCTCGTCGAAATCCGCGATCCTCGGCTTCACCAAGGCGATGGCGCGCGAACTCTCCTCGCTCGGCATCACCGTGAACTGCGTGGCGCCCGGCGTGATCGACGCGCCGATGCTCACTGCGGCGACGCCGCGCTCGGCCGCGCCGGGCTCGATGGATGCGCTGGCGCAGGCCGTCCCGCTCGGCAGGCTCGGCACGCCGGAGGATATCGCCGGGGCCGTGTCCTTCCTGCTCTCGGAGCAGGCCTCCTACGTCACCGGCGCGACGATCGACGTCAATGGCGGCTACCGGATGGCCTGA
- a CDS encoding SDR family NAD(P)-dependent oxidoreductase, whose product MGANLGLAGRTVLITGGASGIGRECALALAREGAAVAIADANEQGAADTVREIEALGARALAASFDVRNPAATETAVEAIERDLGPLEGLITAAGISRPAPATELAAESWEAVIGVNLSGTFYSCQAAGRRMVARGRGAIVTIGSVSSLGGQSGRAHYCASKAGVVGLTRDLAVEWGSHGVRVNCIGPSATDTPMIRRGIPESFVSGVMEDRTPLGRLAQPSEVASVCLFLLSDLASYVNGALIMADGGVSAGFFTRGHGRDFSSKALLAQGVYSE is encoded by the coding sequence ATGGGCGCAAATCTCGGGCTTGCCGGCCGGACCGTCCTGATCACCGGCGGCGCCTCAGGCATCGGGCGGGAATGTGCGCTGGCTCTGGCGCGTGAGGGGGCGGCCGTTGCCATTGCGGATGCGAACGAGCAAGGCGCTGCCGACACGGTTCGCGAGATCGAGGCGCTCGGCGCCCGTGCGCTCGCGGCCAGCTTCGACGTGCGCAATCCGGCCGCCACCGAGACGGCGGTCGAAGCGATCGAGCGCGATCTCGGCCCGCTCGAAGGGCTGATCACGGCGGCCGGCATCTCCCGCCCTGCCCCGGCGACCGAACTCGCCGCGGAAAGCTGGGAAGCGGTGATCGGCGTCAATCTCTCCGGCACCTTCTATTCGTGCCAGGCAGCGGGCCGGCGCATGGTCGCACGCGGGCGCGGCGCCATCGTCACGATCGGCTCGGTCTCCTCGCTCGGCGGCCAGTCCGGCCGCGCGCATTACTGTGCCTCGAAGGCCGGCGTCGTCGGGCTGACGCGCGACCTTGCGGTCGAATGGGGCTCGCATGGCGTCCGGGTGAACTGCATCGGCCCGAGCGCGACCGATACCCCGATGATCCGCCGCGGCATCCCCGAGAGCTTCGTCTCGGGCGTGATGGAGGATCGCACGCCGCTCGGGCGGCTGGCCCAGCCCTCCGAGGTCGCCTCGGTCTGCCTGTTCCTGCTTTCGGATCTCGCCAGCTACGTCAACGGCGCTTTGATCATGGCCGATGGCGGCGTCTCGGCCGGCTTCTTCACGCGCGGCCATGGCCGCGACTTCTCGTCCAAGGCCCTGCTCGCGCAGGGCGTCTACAGCGAATGA
- a CDS encoding glutathione S-transferase family protein yields MKLYQSTTSPFVLKVRIAAAELGLIDRIEMLDVSQEYKAGGPLAREQNIIKTNPLGQVPTLLLDDGMTIADSRVICEYLDGLGGGSLFPDEPKTRWNALSEQSYGDGLLDAALAARYEGLLRSEEQRWQRWIDGQLAKVHATLDLIEGKAAGFGERVDIGTITFYCALAYLDLRFADLNWREGRPQAAGWFAKIGERPAFGGQKLG; encoded by the coding sequence ATGAAACTCTACCAATCCACCACCTCGCCCTTCGTGCTCAAGGTCCGGATCGCCGCCGCCGAGCTCGGCCTTATCGACCGGATCGAGATGCTCGATGTCTCGCAGGAGTACAAGGCCGGCGGCCCGCTGGCGCGCGAGCAGAACATCATCAAGACCAACCCGCTCGGCCAGGTTCCGACACTGCTGCTCGACGACGGCATGACGATCGCCGACAGCCGCGTCATCTGCGAATATCTCGACGGGCTTGGCGGCGGCTCGCTGTTCCCGGACGAGCCCAAGACGCGCTGGAACGCGCTCAGCGAGCAAAGCTATGGCGACGGGCTGCTCGATGCCGCGCTGGCGGCGCGTTACGAGGGCCTCCTGCGCAGCGAGGAGCAGCGCTGGCAGCGCTGGATCGACGGGCAGCTCGCCAAGGTTCATGCCACGCTCGACCTGATCGAGGGCAAGGCCGCCGGCTTCGGCGAGCGCGTCGATATCGGCACGATCACGTTCTACTGCGCTCTGGCCTATCTCGACCTGCGCTTCGCGGACCTGAACTGGCGCGAGGGCCGGCCGCAGGCCGCTGGCTGGTTCGCCAAGATTGGCGAGCGGCCCGCCTTCGGCGGCCAGAAGCTGGGTTGA
- a CDS encoding FAD-dependent oxidoreductase: MSESFDEIRDVVVIGSGAGGMSAAITAAKAGLDVLLIEKSEYVGGSTAVSGGAVWVPENPHAAKAGHADTREAAMTYLEAVLGNRLRPDLMRAFLDNGPEMVRFFERETALKFEARAYSPDYQPEQPGASKGGRTIDPAPYDGNELGADFALLRPPLKEFTVLGGMMVNRKDIDALVGRFRSLANFRHSAKLLIQYGLDRLRHPRGARLLMGNALAGRLLKSARQAGVVIRTQTPAGALILKDGTVVGVTVKGPQGERRIGARRGVVLASGGFPANAAMRGEHMPHAEVHRSMAPKTDTGDGIALGLAAGGALRDDNIGAAFWTPVSVLKKSDGSEVQFPHLILDRAKPGLIAVDGKGHRFVNEATSYHGFVEAMHASGAVPAFLVCDSDFLRKYGLGLVHPGLKTPKSFVEAGYLFEGESVAALAGRIDVPAGALAEAVAGMNAAARSGTDAAFGKGSSEYNRYLGDPNHKPNACLGPIETAPFYAVKVWPGDIGTATGLTCDPQARVLSRDERPVAGLYACGNDMNSIMAGAYPGAGITLGPALTFGFIAGRALAAETDRLPH; encoded by the coding sequence ATGAGCGAGAGCTTCGACGAAATCCGCGACGTCGTCGTGATCGGCTCCGGCGCCGGCGGGATGTCGGCCGCGATCACCGCCGCCAAGGCCGGGCTCGACGTGCTGCTGATCGAGAAGAGCGAATATGTCGGCGGCAGCACCGCCGTCTCGGGCGGCGCCGTGTGGGTGCCGGAAAATCCGCATGCCGCCAAGGCCGGCCATGCCGATACGCGCGAAGCGGCGATGACCTATCTCGAAGCCGTGCTCGGCAACCGTCTGCGGCCGGATCTGATGCGCGCCTTCCTCGACAACGGGCCGGAGATGGTCCGCTTCTTCGAGCGCGAGACGGCACTGAAATTCGAGGCGCGCGCCTATTCGCCGGACTACCAGCCGGAACAGCCCGGCGCCTCCAAGGGCGGCCGCACGATCGACCCCGCGCCGTATGACGGCAATGAACTCGGCGCCGATTTCGCCTTGCTGCGCCCGCCGCTGAAGGAATTCACCGTGCTCGGCGGCATGATGGTCAATCGCAAGGATATCGACGCGCTGGTCGGCCGCTTCCGCAGCCTCGCAAATTTCAGGCACAGCGCGAAGCTCCTGATCCAGTACGGCCTCGACCGCCTGCGCCATCCGCGCGGCGCGCGGCTTCTGATGGGCAATGCACTGGCCGGACGCCTGCTGAAATCGGCGCGACAGGCGGGTGTCGTCATCCGCACGCAGACACCGGCCGGGGCGCTGATCCTCAAGGACGGCACTGTCGTCGGGGTCACCGTCAAGGGGCCGCAGGGTGAGCGGCGCATCGGAGCGCGGCGCGGCGTGGTGCTGGCAAGCGGCGGTTTCCCGGCCAATGCGGCGATGCGCGGCGAGCACATGCCGCATGCCGAGGTCCACCGCTCGATGGCGCCGAAGACCGATACCGGCGACGGCATCGCTCTCGGCCTCGCGGCGGGCGGCGCCCTGCGCGACGACAATATCGGCGCGGCCTTCTGGACACCGGTCTCGGTGCTAAAAAAGTCCGACGGCAGCGAGGTGCAATTCCCGCATCTGATCCTCGATCGCGCCAAGCCCGGCCTGATCGCGGTCGACGGCAAGGGCCATCGCTTCGTCAACGAGGCGACCTCCTATCACGGCTTCGTCGAGGCGATGCACGCCAGCGGTGCCGTGCCCGCCTTCCTTGTCTGCGACAGTGACTTCCTGCGCAAATACGGTCTCGGCCTCGTCCATCCCGGCCTGAAGACGCCGAAGTCCTTCGTCGAAGCCGGCTATCTATTTGAGGGAGAAAGCGTCGCGGCGCTCGCCGGACGGATCGACGTGCCGGCCGGGGCGCTGGCTGAAGCAGTCGCCGGCATGAACGCTGCGGCGCGCTCGGGCACGGATGCCGCCTTCGGCAAGGGCTCGAGTGAGTACAACCGCTACCTCGGCGACCCCAACCACAAGCCCAATGCCTGCCTCGGGCCGATCGAGACCGCGCCCTTCTATGCCGTGAAGGTCTGGCCCGGCGATATCGGCACCGCGACCGGCCTGACTTGCGATCCCCAGGCGCGCGTCCTTAGCCGCGACGAGCGGCCCGTCGCCGGGCTCTATGCCTGCGGCAACGACATGAACTCGATCATGGCTGGCGCCTATCCGGGCGCCGGCATCACGCTCGGCCCCGCGCTCACCTTCGGCTTCATCGCCGGGCGGGCGCTCGCCGCCGAGACCGACCGCCTGCCGCACTGA
- a CDS encoding SDR family NAD(P)-dependent oxidoreductase — MATPQDKPIALVTGGARGIGRAIVERLCADGFAVGILDREAEIASTLVRELTAQGHSVFFEAVDLADHAGLSALAERLPVARALINNAGIFENKPFFDLAANDFGRMMDVNVTALFLLSQAVARRMEKGGRIVNIASRTFLGARNHAHYVASKAAVVGLTRAMAMELLPRGIAVNAVAPGGVATEMVAKQSEEARAALLAQQPTGALAAPEDIANAVAFLASPRTNFIYGQVLLVDGGKSLGGGMGG, encoded by the coding sequence ATGGCTACGCCGCAGGACAAACCCATCGCCCTCGTCACGGGCGGCGCTCGCGGGATCGGCCGGGCCATCGTCGAGCGCCTCTGCGCCGACGGCTTTGCGGTCGGCATCCTCGATCGCGAGGCCGAGATCGCAAGTACACTGGTGAGGGAGCTGACGGCGCAAGGCCACAGCGTCTTCTTCGAGGCGGTCGATCTCGCCGATCACGCCGGCCTCTCCGCGCTGGCGGAGCGGCTGCCGGTGGCGCGGGCGCTCATCAACAATGCCGGCATCTTCGAGAACAAGCCGTTCTTCGATCTCGCGGCAAACGATTTCGGCCGGATGATGGATGTCAACGTCACTGCCCTCTTCCTCCTCTCGCAGGCGGTGGCGCGGCGGATGGAGAAGGGCGGGCGCATCGTCAACATCGCCTCGCGCACGTTTCTGGGCGCCCGCAATCACGCCCATTACGTCGCTTCGAAAGCAGCTGTCGTCGGCCTGACCCGGGCGATGGCGATGGAGCTTCTGCCGCGCGGCATCGCCGTCAACGCGGTGGCGCCCGGCGGGGTCGCGACCGAGATGGTGGCGAAGCAATCGGAGGAAGCGCGCGCCGCCCTGCTCGCCCAGCAGCCGACCGGGGCGCTGGCGGCGCCGGAGGACATCGCCAACGCGGTCGCCTTCCTCGCCTCACCGCGCACCAATTTCATCTACGGCCAGGTCCTGCTCGTCGACGGCGGCAAGTCGCTCGGCGGCGGCATGGGCGGCTGA